In Pedobacter heparinus DSM 2366, the following are encoded in one genomic region:
- a CDS encoding lactate utilization protein B, translating to MSSATKDHAGLSDIFNKDEARVDWHDETLWFVRAKRDKAAHNLPEWESLRETASLIKNNVLSNLYNYLVEFETQAQKNGITVHWAANAEEHNRIVHGILKAHSVNRLIKSKSMLTEECHLNEYLKNNGIDVIDTDLGERIVQLAQEPPSHIVLPCIHKKKEEIGELFHEHLGTPKGMADPLFLTAAAREHLRETFLTRKAAITGVNFAVAETGEFVVCTNEGNADMGAHLADVHIACMGIEKIIPKRTNLGVFLRLLTRSATGQPITTYSSHFKKPRPGQEMHIVLVDNGRTTQLSRPDFRNSLKCIRCAACMNTCPVYRRSGGHSYHTAVAGPIGSILAPNLDMREYADLPFASTLCGSCSNVCPVKINIHEQLYKWRQVIVKEGYADPKKKLAMKAMEFTLSSPFVYKNAGKAGRWFMKHAPFTVNNKLNLWYQQREMPEVPQQSFGEWYKKNKKA from the coding sequence ATGAGTTCAGCAACAAAAGACCATGCCGGATTATCGGACATTTTTAATAAAGACGAAGCAAGGGTAGACTGGCACGATGAAACCTTATGGTTTGTGCGCGCCAAACGTGATAAAGCCGCCCATAACCTTCCGGAATGGGAATCCCTGAGAGAGACAGCCTCACTGATCAAGAACAATGTACTTTCCAACCTGTACAATTACCTGGTTGAATTTGAAACTCAGGCCCAAAAAAACGGGATAACCGTACACTGGGCAGCCAATGCCGAAGAACACAACCGGATTGTGCATGGCATATTGAAAGCGCATAGTGTAAACAGGCTGATCAAGAGCAAATCTATGCTTACCGAGGAGTGCCATTTAAATGAGTACCTTAAAAACAACGGGATCGATGTGATTGATACCGATCTGGGAGAGCGGATTGTACAGCTTGCACAGGAACCGCCGAGCCATATTGTATTGCCCTGCATCCATAAGAAGAAAGAAGAAATAGGCGAACTGTTCCATGAACACCTGGGCACTCCAAAGGGGATGGCCGATCCTTTGTTTTTAACGGCAGCGGCCAGGGAACACCTTAGGGAGACCTTTTTAACACGCAAAGCAGCTATTACAGGCGTAAATTTTGCCGTTGCAGAAACCGGGGAATTTGTGGTTTGCACCAATGAGGGCAATGCCGACATGGGCGCACATCTGGCTGATGTACATATTGCCTGCATGGGGATTGAAAAGATCATCCCAAAACGGACAAACCTGGGGGTGTTTTTAAGGTTGCTGACCAGGAGTGCTACTGGCCAGCCTATCACCACTTATTCCAGTCATTTTAAAAAACCGAGACCTGGACAGGAAATGCACATTGTGCTGGTAGACAATGGCCGGACCACACAACTGAGCCGCCCAGATTTCAGAAACTCGCTGAAGTGTATCCGCTGTGCGGCCTGTATGAACACCTGCCCGGTTTACCGCAGAAGCGGGGGCCATAGCTATCATACTGCAGTAGCCGGCCCTATTGGCTCTATACTTGCCCCTAACCTGGACATGCGTGAATATGCAGACCTGCCATTTGCCTCTACCCTATGCGGTTCCTGCAGCAATGTTTGTCCGGTTAAGATCAATATCCACGAACAGCTGTACAAATGGCGGCAGGTTATTGTTAAAGAGGGTTATGCAGACCCCAAAAAGAAACTGGCGATGAAAGCCATGGAATTTACCTTATCCAGCCCTTTTGTTTACAAAAACGCAGGTAAAGCAGGCCGATGGTTTATGAAACATGCCCCATTTACGGTAAATAACAAGCTAAACCTTTGGTACCAGCAGCGTGAAATGCCGGAAGTACCTCAGCAATCGTTTGGAGAATGGTATAAAAAGAACAAAAAAGCATGA
- a CDS encoding LutC/YkgG family protein, whose translation MSSRAQILASVLQNQPELQALPEDLQTSFPAADPVEAFKNVLTTIGGAFIEVSDYLAIQNYISEHFAGQRVVSTLPELAAISEKGWENQDPHSYANVDLAIITAHFGVAENAALWITEDLMQQRAVPFICQQLAVVISKKYIVQTMHDAYLKIGTADYGFGSFIAGPSKTADIEQSLVLGAHGPKSMTVFALD comes from the coding sequence ATGAGTAGCAGAGCACAGATATTAGCCAGCGTATTACAAAACCAGCCTGAACTGCAGGCCTTACCGGAAGATTTACAGACCAGCTTTCCTGCAGCAGATCCTGTGGAAGCTTTTAAAAATGTACTGACAACCATTGGAGGTGCATTTATTGAAGTTTCAGATTATCTGGCTATACAAAACTATATATCAGAACATTTTGCCGGACAGCGTGTGGTTTCTACTTTACCGGAACTGGCAGCAATAAGCGAAAAGGGCTGGGAAAACCAGGACCCGCACAGCTACGCAAATGTAGACCTGGCCATCATTACCGCCCATTTCGGGGTAGCAGAAAATGCGGCCTTATGGATTACAGAAGACCTGATGCAGCAAAGGGCTGTACCTTTTATTTGTCAGCAACTGGCTGTTGTGATCAGCAAAAAGTACATTGTACAAACCATGCATGATGCCTATTTAAAAATAGGTACCGCGGATTATGGTTTCGGGAGTTTCATAGCCGGCCCTTCTAAAACGGCAGATATAGAGCAATCGCTGGTGCTTGGCGCACATGGGCCAAAAAGCATGACGGTGTTTGCGCTGGATTAA
- a CDS encoding MFS transporter: protein MTNLTKEKSAAAYLFSAPVIVASLGYFVDIYDLLLFGIVRIPSLTELGLDEAAVSIEGASILNWQMTGLLLGGILWGILGDKKGRLSVLFGSIITYSIANFACGFVHDVTIYKVLRFIAGIGLAGELGAGITLVSESLPKKLRAIGTSVVAGVGLLGAVVGYFTVELFSWRNAYFIGGGMGILLLFLRIGVFESGMFHAMKEKHHVAKGNFLSFFTKKSRLLLYLKCIGIGLPTWYVIGILATFSNEFGKALGITEAIKPGLAVMWCYVGLSAGDLVSGLLSYWLQSRIRAVTYLMTFTAIGSIIYLYGGIHTATGLYAMCLWIGFGIGYWAMFVTIGAEQFGTNVRATAATTIPNMVRGTVVLMTTLYAALKPGLLALNAAAVVGLLCFGIGFYCIRTIPETHHKDLDFVED from the coding sequence ATGACCAACCTCACAAAAGAGAAAAGTGCAGCAGCTTACCTGTTCAGTGCCCCTGTTATTGTAGCTTCTTTGGGCTATTTTGTAGATATATACGACCTGCTTTTATTTGGGATCGTAAGGATTCCCAGTTTAACCGAACTGGGACTTGATGAGGCGGCGGTATCCATTGAGGGGGCAAGTATTTTGAACTGGCAAATGACCGGCTTATTGCTAGGTGGGATACTATGGGGCATTCTGGGAGATAAAAAAGGGCGTCTGTCGGTGCTTTTTGGCTCTATCATTACCTATTCTATTGCAAACTTCGCCTGCGGTTTTGTACACGATGTAACCATTTACAAAGTATTGCGCTTTATTGCGGGTATTGGTCTGGCCGGTGAGCTGGGGGCAGGGATTACCCTGGTATCGGAAAGTCTGCCCAAAAAATTAAGGGCAATAGGCACTTCGGTAGTGGCAGGAGTAGGCCTGCTTGGTGCTGTGGTTGGCTATTTTACAGTAGAGCTGTTTAGCTGGAGGAATGCTTATTTTATTGGTGGGGGTATGGGTATTTTATTGTTGTTTTTAAGAATAGGTGTATTTGAATCGGGGATGTTCCATGCCATGAAAGAAAAACACCATGTGGCCAAAGGTAATTTTCTTTCTTTTTTTACCAAAAAGAGTCGCTTGCTGCTGTACCTTAAATGTATCGGAATAGGTCTGCCCACCTGGTATGTCATCGGGATACTGGCCACGTTCAGCAACGAGTTTGGCAAAGCGCTGGGCATTACAGAAGCCATAAAACCCGGACTGGCGGTAATGTGGTGCTATGTAGGCTTATCGGCCGGCGATCTGGTGAGCGGCTTGCTGAGTTACTGGCTCCAATCGAGGATCAGGGCCGTTACTTATTTAATGACTTTTACTGCAATTGGCAGTATCATATACCTGTATGGAGGAATCCATACCGCTACTGGGCTTTATGCAATGTGCCTTTGGATAGGTTTTGGAATCGGCTACTGGGCCATGTTTGTAACCATAGGGGCAGAACAGTTTGGCACCAATGTAAGGGCAACTGCCGCCACAACCATACCGAATATGGTAAGGGGTACAGTGGTATTGATGACCACTTTATATGCAGCTTTAAAACCGGGCCTGCTGGCACTCAATGCTGCAGCGGTAGTCGGACTGCTATGCTTTGGTATAGGCTTCTACTGTATCAGGACCATTCCCGAGACCCATCATAAAGACCTCGATTTTGTAGAGGATTAA
- a CDS encoding dienelactone hydrolase family protein: MKEIRKEDIQQGVFDLYDDYAHNRVNRRDFMQKLSVYAVGGLTVTSLMSFLMPDYKGGVQIQPDDPRLVSKYINYQSEKGGGTIKALWCKPVAEKQKLGGIVVVHENRGLNPYIEDVARRAALAGFISLAPDALSPLGGYPGNDDAGRELQSKRSKEEMLEDFIAAYYYLKNQKDCNGKVGVVGFCFGGWISNMMAVRIPELAAAVPFYGGQPANEDVPKIKAPLLLHYAGLDTNVNKGWPAYEAALKENKKEYTAYIYPDVNHGFHNDTTPRFDKAAAELAWQRSIDFFKKKLK; encoded by the coding sequence ATGAAAGAAATCAGGAAAGAAGATATCCAGCAAGGTGTGTTTGACCTTTATGACGATTACGCCCATAACAGGGTTAACCGTCGTGATTTTATGCAAAAGCTGAGCGTGTACGCGGTAGGAGGGCTTACGGTAACCTCATTGATGAGCTTTCTCATGCCCGATTACAAGGGAGGTGTTCAGATTCAGCCGGATGATCCGCGATTGGTATCCAAATACATCAATTACCAGTCTGAAAAAGGTGGGGGTACCATCAAAGCCTTATGGTGTAAGCCTGTTGCCGAAAAACAGAAGCTGGGTGGTATTGTAGTGGTGCATGAGAACAGGGGTTTAAACCCTTATATTGAGGACGTAGCCCGGAGGGCAGCACTGGCCGGATTTATTTCCCTTGCCCCAGATGCCCTGAGCCCGCTGGGTGGTTATCCTGGTAACGATGATGCAGGCCGTGAGCTGCAAAGCAAACGCAGTAAGGAGGAAATGCTTGAAGATTTTATAGCAGCGTATTATTACCTCAAAAACCAGAAGGACTGCAATGGTAAAGTAGGGGTGGTAGGGTTTTGTTTTGGCGGCTGGATCTCGAACATGATGGCGGTGCGGATTCCGGAACTGGCCGCTGCAGTACCATTTTACGGGGGGCAACCTGCAAATGAGGATGTGCCAAAAATAAAAGCCCCGTTGCTCTTGCATTATGCCGGCCTGGATACCAATGTCAACAAGGGCTGGCCGGCCTATGAGGCTGCTTTAAAGGAAAATAAAAAAGAATATACTGCTTATATTTATCCTGATGTTAACCACGGCTTTCATAACGATACAACTCCGCGCTTTGACAAAGCTGCGGCAGAACTGGCCTGGCAACGCAGCATTGATTTTTTTAAAAAGAAGTTAAAATAA
- a CDS encoding TolC family protein, with protein sequence MYKLGRYKYIAVLGICLAAASCKLPAVTQRAENRSVPVSYGNSLDTVNVATAAWRNFFTDKDLQHLIDTALMRNQELLITLQEIEIAKNDIRSRQGQLLPAVNGKIGAGIEKVGRYTSQGAGDASTEIAPGKEMPDPLMDYTAVLTANWEADIWKKLHNAKKAAVSRYLSTIEGKNFVLSNLIAEVANSYYELLALDNQLEIVKQNIELQKNALEIVKIQKEATRVTELAVQKFKAEVLNSQGLEFDILQKITETENRINFLLGRYPQPIQRDKNSFLTLMPTAVSTGIPSQLLANRPDVKKAELELAAAKLDVKVARAEFYPSFGISAALGFQAFKPSYLVKFPESVLYSLAGDLAGPLINRKGIKAEFYNANARQLQAMYNYERTILNAYLEVSAQLSKISNLEKSYDLKSKEVKALSSSIDISNDLFKSARADYLEVLMTQRDALAAKLELIETKKGQLNAVTNIYRDLGGGWK encoded by the coding sequence ATGTATAAACTTGGTAGATATAAATATATCGCAGTGCTGGGCATTTGCCTGGCTGCTGCAAGCTGTAAGCTTCCGGCCGTCACACAGCGGGCCGAAAACAGGTCGGTACCGGTATCTTATGGTAACAGTCTGGATACCGTTAATGTAGCCACTGCCGCGTGGCGGAACTTTTTTACGGATAAGGACTTACAGCACCTGATAGATACTGCATTGATGCGCAATCAGGAACTGCTGATCACTTTGCAGGAAATTGAGATTGCAAAAAATGACATCAGGAGCAGACAAGGGCAACTGTTGCCTGCGGTAAATGGAAAAATTGGTGCCGGTATTGAAAAAGTTGGAAGATATACCAGTCAGGGTGCCGGTGATGCCAGCACAGAAATAGCTCCTGGAAAAGAAATGCCCGATCCGCTGATGGATTATACGGCAGTGCTGACTGCCAATTGGGAGGCCGACATCTGGAAAAAACTGCACAATGCAAAAAAAGCAGCGGTCAGCCGGTATTTGTCGACCATAGAAGGTAAAAATTTTGTGCTGAGCAACCTGATTGCTGAAGTGGCCAATTCTTACTATGAGCTGCTGGCCCTCGACAATCAGCTGGAGATTGTTAAACAAAATATCGAACTGCAAAAAAATGCCCTGGAAATTGTAAAGATTCAAAAAGAGGCAACCCGGGTAACAGAGCTGGCAGTCCAGAAATTTAAAGCAGAAGTACTGAATTCCCAGGGACTGGAGTTTGATATCCTTCAGAAGATCACAGAAACGGAGAACAGGATCAACTTTTTACTGGGCAGGTATCCGCAACCCATACAGAGGGATAAAAACAGCTTTTTAACCCTGATGCCGACAGCAGTAAGTACCGGTATCCCGTCCCAGTTACTGGCCAACCGGCCTGATGTCAAAAAGGCTGAACTGGAGCTGGCTGCAGCCAAACTGGATGTTAAAGTTGCAAGGGCCGAATTTTATCCTTCTTTCGGCATTTCTGCTGCTTTAGGCTTTCAGGCATTTAAGCCATCTTACCTGGTTAAATTTCCGGAATCAGTGCTTTATTCGCTTGCCGGAGATCTTGCCGGTCCACTCATCAACAGAAAGGGCATCAAGGCAGAGTTTTACAATGCCAATGCGCGCCAGCTTCAGGCCATGTACAATTATGAACGGACCATTCTAAATGCATATCTGGAGGTTTCTGCCCAATTGTCGAAAATCAGTAACCTGGAAAAAAGTTACGACCTGAAATCGAAAGAAGTAAAGGCACTCAGCAGCTCAATAGATATTTCCAATGATCTGTTTAAGTCGGCACGTGCCGATTATCTGGAAGTTTTAATGACCCAAAGAGATGCGCTGGCAGCCAAACTGGAACTGATAGAAACCAAAAAGGGACAGCTCAATGCTGTCACCAATATCTATAGGGACCTCGGTGGAGGCTGGAAATAA
- a CDS encoding efflux RND transporter permease subunit: MFNKFIHRPVLSIVISLIITFLGVLAATQLPVTQFPSISPPKVNITAEYPGANGELMIKSVIIPLERAINGVPGMKYMASDAGNDGEATIQVIFNLGTDPNQASVNIQNRVASVINKLPPLVVREGVKITREESNMLMYINLYSKDPNMDQKFLFNYADINVLSELKRVDGVGVADILGNREYAMRIWLKPDRMLAYKISADEVLKALDEQSLEASPGKTGESSGKRSQAFEYVLKYPGRFSTKEGYENIILRSSNKGELLHLKDVADVEFGSSYYDLYSNLNGKPSAAITVKQSYGSNASQVIKDIKAKLKEIKSTSFPKGMDYEISYDVSKFLDASIEKVIHTLVEAFILVGLVVFLFLGDWRSTLIPAIAVPVSLIGTFLFMQYLGITLNLITLFALVLAIGIVVDNAIVVIEAVHAKMEEKNLSPLKATEEAMHEISGAIIAITFVMAAVFIPVAFMSGPVGIFYRQFSITMATSIILSGVVALTLTPALCAMMLKNNHGKPKKKTWLNKMLDGFNNWFNSVSGRYQNLLGKIVNRRVITFCMLLAFCAGIGLLNKVLPAGFIPNEDQGMFYAVIQTPPGSSLERTNQIAEKLQKIAEGMEDVQSVSSLAGYEILTEGTGANSGTCLINLKSWDERKHGVQEVINELEEKSKDITGATIEFFQPPAVPGYGAAGGFELRLLDKAGSGDYKKMETVSRDFVKELEKRPELSSVFTFYSASFPQYMLRIDNDIAQQKGVTIENAMNTLSTLIGSNYETSFIKYDRQYKVMVQALPQYRALPEDVLKLYVKNDHEEMVPFSAFMKIEKVYGLSEITRHNMYNASEISGSAAAGYSSGAAIDAVNEVAKTSLPRGFGIDWAGISKDEVGRGNQAVYIFLICLVFVYMLLAAQYESFILPFPVILSLPAGIFGAFLLLKLFGLENNIYAQVAMVMLIGLLGKNAVLIIEFAVQKHRAGSSVLKAAIEGASVRFRPILMTSFAFIAGLIPLVFASGPGATGNRTIGSAAAGGMLFGTVFGVIIIPGLYYIFGKISEKHLLVKNEEENPLTEEIDHNV; the protein is encoded by the coding sequence ATGTTTAATAAATTCATACACAGGCCTGTCCTGTCTATAGTGATATCGCTCATCATTACCTTTTTGGGGGTTTTGGCGGCAACCCAGTTACCGGTAACACAATTTCCTTCTATTTCTCCTCCAAAAGTGAACATCACTGCGGAATACCCCGGGGCCAATGGCGAATTAATGATCAAATCTGTTATCATTCCACTTGAGCGGGCCATTAACGGTGTTCCCGGAATGAAATACATGGCTTCTGATGCGGGGAATGACGGAGAGGCTACCATACAGGTCATCTTTAACCTGGGTACCGATCCTAACCAGGCTTCAGTAAATATCCAGAACCGCGTGGCCTCGGTAATCAATAAGCTGCCGCCACTGGTGGTGCGCGAGGGTGTTAAAATTACTCGTGAAGAGTCCAACATGCTGATGTACATCAACCTGTACAGCAAAGACCCCAATATGGACCAGAAGTTTCTTTTCAATTATGCCGATATCAATGTTTTGTCGGAACTGAAAAGGGTTGACGGGGTTGGTGTGGCCGATATTCTGGGCAACAGGGAATATGCCATGAGGATCTGGTTAAAGCCCGACCGTATGCTGGCCTATAAAATCTCTGCAGATGAAGTACTGAAAGCGCTCGATGAGCAAAGTCTGGAAGCCTCACCCGGCAAAACCGGAGAAAGCTCGGGCAAAAGGTCGCAGGCCTTTGAATATGTATTGAAATATCCCGGACGGTTCAGTACCAAGGAAGGTTACGAAAACATCATTTTACGATCCAGCAACAAAGGAGAGCTGCTGCACCTGAAAGATGTTGCGGATGTAGAATTCGGAAGCTCCTATTACGATCTGTATTCCAACCTGAATGGCAAGCCTTCTGCTGCCATAACTGTAAAACAATCGTATGGAAGTAATGCCAGTCAGGTAATTAAAGACATCAAGGCCAAACTGAAAGAGATCAAATCAACTTCCTTTCCTAAAGGAATGGATTATGAGATCAGCTATGATGTTTCCAAATTTCTGGATGCTTCTATTGAAAAGGTAATCCATACCCTGGTAGAGGCCTTTATCCTGGTAGGGCTGGTGGTATTTCTTTTTCTGGGCGATTGGCGCTCAACTCTGATCCCTGCCATTGCGGTACCGGTATCCCTGATCGGAACTTTTCTGTTCATGCAATACCTGGGCATTACCTTAAACCTGATTACCCTATTTGCGCTGGTGCTGGCAATTGGTATTGTGGTAGACAATGCCATAGTTGTAATTGAGGCCGTGCACGCCAAAATGGAAGAGAAAAATCTTTCGCCACTCAAAGCTACCGAAGAGGCTATGCACGAGATCAGCGGGGCCATCATCGCCATCACTTTTGTAATGGCTGCAGTATTTATACCGGTTGCATTTATGTCGGGCCCTGTTGGTATATTCTACAGGCAGTTTTCCATTACTATGGCAACTTCCATTATCCTGTCGGGAGTGGTTGCACTTACCCTTACTCCCGCATTGTGTGCCATGATGCTGAAAAACAATCATGGGAAACCAAAAAAGAAAACCTGGCTGAATAAAATGCTGGATGGTTTTAACAATTGGTTTAACAGTGTTTCCGGCAGGTACCAGAACTTGCTGGGCAAAATTGTGAACCGGAGGGTAATCACCTTTTGCATGCTGCTCGCTTTTTGTGCAGGGATAGGCTTACTCAATAAGGTACTGCCTGCCGGCTTCATACCGAATGAGGACCAGGGAATGTTTTACGCCGTAATCCAGACCCCTCCCGGCTCTTCACTGGAAAGGACAAACCAGATTGCCGAAAAACTGCAGAAGATTGCGGAAGGGATGGAAGATGTACAATCGGTTTCTTCCCTTGCCGGTTATGAGATCCTTACAGAGGGTACAGGTGCCAATTCAGGAACCTGCCTGATCAATCTGAAAAGCTGGGATGAGCGCAAACACGGTGTTCAGGAAGTGATCAATGAGCTGGAAGAAAAATCCAAAGACATTACAGGCGCTACCATAGAATTTTTCCAGCCGCCCGCAGTACCTGGTTATGGGGCTGCCGGTGGTTTTGAGCTGCGCCTGCTGGATAAAGCAGGGAGCGGCGATTATAAAAAGATGGAGACCGTAAGCCGGGATTTTGTGAAGGAACTGGAGAAACGGCCTGAATTGTCGTCTGTATTCACCTTTTACAGCGCCAGCTTTCCGCAGTACATGCTGCGGATTGACAATGACATTGCCCAGCAAAAAGGGGTGACCATCGAGAATGCCATGAATACGCTTTCTACCCTGATTGGAAGTAACTATGAGACCAGTTTTATCAAATACGACCGGCAATACAAAGTAATGGTGCAGGCCCTGCCGCAGTACAGGGCCTTACCAGAAGATGTGCTGAAGCTGTATGTAAAGAACGACCATGAGGAGATGGTACCTTTTTCCGCTTTCATGAAAATTGAAAAGGTGTATGGCTTATCAGAGATCACCAGGCACAACATGTACAATGCCTCAGAGATCAGTGGATCGGCTGCAGCCGGATACAGCAGTGGAGCAGCCATTGATGCGGTAAATGAAGTGGCAAAAACCAGTTTGCCAAGAGGCTTTGGTATCGACTGGGCAGGTATCTCCAAAGACGAGGTGGGTCGCGGAAACCAGGCCGTTTACATCTTCCTCATCTGTCTGGTATTTGTATATATGTTGCTTGCTGCCCAGTATGAAAGTTTTATTTTGCCTTTTCCGGTAATTCTTTCCCTTCCGGCAGGAATTTTTGGTGCATTCCTGTTGCTCAAATTATTTGGGCTGGAGAACAACATCTATGCGCAGGTAGCCATGGTGATGCTCATTGGTTTGCTGGGCAAGAATGCTGTACTGATCATCGAATTTGCTGTTCAGAAACACAGGGCTGGCAGCTCCGTACTCAAAGCGGCAATCGAGGGGGCATCGGTTAGGTTCCGCCCGATCCTGATGACCTCTTTTGCATTTATAGCGGGACTGATCCCACTGGTTTTTGCCTCGGGCCCGGGGGCAACAGGTAACCGGACAATCGGTTCTGCCGCTGCCGGAGGTATGCTTTTCGGAACGGTATTCGGCGTAATCATTATACCCGGGCTGTATTACATATTCGGTAAAATATCCGAAAAACACCTGCTTGTTAAAAACGAAGAAGAAAACCCTTTAACCGAAGAAATTGATCACAATGTATAA
- a CDS encoding efflux RND transporter periplasmic adaptor subunit, which translates to MKRIVMLTGLCAVLCHISCTSKKEAKEETGKYAVTSPLKIDTSFTKEYVSQIKSVRNIEIRAQEKGYLQQIYVDEGHFVKAGQLLFKIMPKMYEAELLKAQAETKAAEIELQNTKLLADKNVVSKNELAMAQAKLEQAKAETALARLHLSFTEIRAPFDGTIDRIPLKLGSLVDEGELLTSLSDNSQMFAYFNVSEPEYLDYETNTRNRGNSKVSLVLANSQPLKYKGEVETIESEFNNETGNIAFRARFPNPDRLLKHGETGKVQMTVPLRNALVIPQKATYEIQDKLYVFVVDKNGKVKSRNISISNQMPDLYVVGNGLSENDRILLEGVQKVKDDDKIVYNFVAPKEVISRLQLRAE; encoded by the coding sequence ATGAAGAGAATTGTAATGCTTACAGGCTTGTGTGCCGTTTTGTGCCATATCAGCTGTACCTCAAAAAAAGAAGCAAAGGAAGAGACCGGCAAATATGCGGTTACCAGTCCTTTAAAAATAGATACCTCATTTACCAAAGAATATGTTTCGCAGATCAAATCTGTACGGAACATCGAGATCAGGGCACAGGAAAAAGGATACCTTCAGCAGATCTATGTAGATGAAGGCCATTTTGTGAAAGCGGGTCAGCTGCTGTTCAAAATTATGCCTAAAATGTATGAAGCTGAATTGCTGAAAGCCCAGGCCGAAACCAAGGCTGCAGAAATAGAACTGCAGAATACCAAACTGCTGGCCGATAAGAATGTGGTCTCAAAAAATGAACTGGCTATGGCCCAGGCCAAACTGGAACAGGCGAAAGCAGAGACGGCACTGGCCAGACTCCACCTGTCGTTTACCGAAATCAGGGCTCCTTTTGATGGGACAATTGACCGCATCCCATTAAAGCTGGGCAGTCTTGTAGACGAGGGTGAGCTGCTTACCAGCCTGTCCGATAACAGCCAGATGTTTGCTTATTTCAATGTGTCTGAACCAGAATACCTGGATTACGAAACCAATACCAGAAACCGGGGCAACAGCAAGGTAAGTTTAGTGCTGGCCAACAGCCAGCCGCTAAAGTACAAAGGTGAAGTGGAGACCATAGAAAGTGAATTTAACAATGAAACCGGAAATATTGCCTTCCGGGCAAGGTTTCCGAATCCTGACAGGTTGCTAAAGCATGGCGAAACGGGCAAGGTTCAGATGACTGTCCCGCTCAGAAATGCCCTGGTGATACCACAGAAGGCAACTTATGAAATCCAGGATAAACTATATGTTTTTGTGGTGGATAAAAATGGCAAAGTCAAATCAAGGAACATCAGTATCAGTAACCAGATGCCTGATCTGTATGTGGTAGGCAATGGCCTTTCTGAAAATGACAGGATTCTTCTGGAAGGTGTCCAGAAGGTAAAAGATGACGATAAGATCGTCTACAATTTTGTAGCACCTAAGGAAGTCATTTCCCGTCTGCAATTGAGAGCGGAATAG